The stretch of DNA AATGCCGGCTTCAAAACTCAGCGGCAGTTGTATTTGACACTTCATGGTAAGTGTGAACGCCGACTGTCGGCGGGCCTTGAAACCGGCGCGGAATTGTACATTCTACAAAATTTATCGAATTGCCTTGGCTGACGGATTTCTCGACGTATGTTTGCGTGTGGCGTTTTTGCCACGTGTATCGAACTGGGTGTTTGCGGTGAGTTCACCGCCGGTTGATTGTGGTACGTCGGCAACATTTGTCGTCATCAAGTGCCCAGCTGCCGCTGAAGTGAAAATCTATTTCTCGAACAGGATCCGCATAGGGTCTAAGGAGTAAGCCGATGCTTGTTTTGTCGAGACAACGCGACGAGAGCATCATCATCGGTGACAACATTGTGTTGACAGTCGTCGATATTCGCGGCGACAAAGTCCGTTTAGGCATTGATGCCCCCAAGGAAATCCCGGTTCATCGCCAGGAAGTCTACGAGGCCATCCAGCGCGAAAATCGCCGAGCTGCCGAACAGAGTTCCGATGATGGCGAAGCCGCGGCAAAGCCCGCGCCTTCAAAGAAGTAAGTCGAGGCCGTGGCTGCGATCAAAACGAATTCACAATCCTATGAATTCCGAATTCGCAACCAAAAAAAATCAAAACACAGATAAGTCTGCTAAATGCTGACAACACTGCGATTTGCATCACTGGTAACACGAAAACACGGATTGGGGATCGTACTGCTTAACGCATTACAAACACCGCAAGCGGAAAACTGTTACCAAAACTACCCATGTTAACTAAAGCATCAAGGTGATCGAGACGATACTCGATGAATAAGTCGAAGTCTCGCGCGAAAAATACCATTGATGGTCTCACGCGTACTGGCAATAGAAATTGACAGTCAAAAACGTATGTGTGGGAAAAGTTAAAGCGACGTTTTCATTGTGCGTATTAATCTCGGCCCCCAATTGGCCAGCTTTCCTTCTGACAAAGGAAGCAAACCAGCATTACACGGAGTCGTGGGGTCG from Symmachiella dynata encodes:
- the csrA gene encoding carbon storage regulator CsrA translates to MLVLSRQRDESIIIGDNIVLTVVDIRGDKVRLGIDAPKEIPVHRQEVYEAIQRENRRAAEQSSDDGEAAAKPAPSKK